The genomic window AAAGCTTCCATCATAATCGAGTTGTCTTAAGCGATAAGAAATCTTATCTGTTCCGAGCTGACGTACAGCCTTATCCATAAATTCGTATTGCTGTGTATGCATGCTGGTTCCTGCAGCTTCAACCGAAGCGATTGGCTCGAAAAGAAGGCCATCTACCGATCTTTCGATTTCAAAACTGGCAGCATTCAATTCCGTAGCTGTGGCCCAATTCAGAACGGCATGTGTTCCAACTTGCTTTACATCAAAGCCCAACCATTCTACCGGAAAATTTAAGGTATTCAGAACACCTGCATCTATGCCGGTAAGATTGTCTCCTATCGAAGGAGTGATCGAGAAGGTATTGCCTGTACTGGGATCGACGTCAGAGTCTTTTTCATCATCTTCTCCCTCAGACTGTGCCGTAAACTGATAGTTATCGGGAAGGTTACTAAACTTGAGGAAGTAGGTTATGTTGGGTTCAACATTTAAGAAGATATAGGCTCCTTTGTCATCCGTAACATCCATATCGATAGGATCATCATTTCCTAGTTCAAAAAGCTGAACGGTAATCCCTTCTACTCCCGTTTCCCCATCGTCCAGGATTCCATTGAAATTTGTATCATCGAATACAAAATCTCCGATGGTCGCACAGCCGGTACTATTGTTAATAGTAACGTCAGCCAAATCCAGGGGGCATTCATCATTTCCCCAGCGAACAAAAAGATCATAGGTATCTGCACCCAGTCCGGTGATTGTGGTAGAGCCTATATTATCCGCGACATTATAAGGATATGTGGTCCCGCCATCAATGCTAAACTCTATATTCGTTCTCCCGCTTTGGTCTTGAAATGAGAATGTAATTGTCCCGTCATCCTGTTTACAGCTAGCATGTGTAAATGAGCTTGTAACTACTGGCAAGGCATTTACCTCTACCTCAAAAGATTCTGTATTACTACATCCATCCGGATTTGTATAGGTAACAGTATAGGTACCTGCTTCATCCGGGCTGATATCTGCCAAAGACAATTGATCAGAATGCGTATTGCCGGTATTGGTAACTAGCGACCCATCAGGTAGCTGATAGGCAAAAGTCCAATTGCTATAGCCATAGCTTTCAAAATTGAGGATAACATCCTGTCCTTCGCAAACTTCTACCGAGTTCATCAAGACCCAGGAACCTCCATCTACAGAAATGTATTGATCCAGATCAGGGCTGCTGCAGGATCCGATATATACATCATAGGATTCGTAGATCGTACTGCATCCAACACGGCGAGCACATACTCTATAGTAGCCGGATTCAGCAGGACAATAGGTCAGGGAACTGGAAGTAGAAAAGGATGTCAGGGGAATGATGGACCCTCCTTCATTTTTGGCCCACATAAACTCTACTTCTCCATAATAGCTGCTGGGCACACTTGAAAGTTCCGCGCAGCCAGCATTATTGCTCAGACTGGGGAAATTCACATAACATTGAGCAGAAACTTCATTCATCCCAGTAAAAAGGAAGAGGAACATTGTGCTCAGTACAAGAAACTGAATTTTGTGGAATGCATTTGCCGGCACAGATAAGCTAAGGGATCTAAATGGTGTACCGTTTTTAATCATATTCTGCGTATTGATTATGAGTTCAATTGCACAATCGATGCAGAAGCGTAGAGGGATAGGGTTTTTCTTATTTCTGAAACAAAGCTAATAAGTATGTAATGTTTTTGTTGAAAAAATTACATTATTTGGTAATAAATGCATGGCAACGGTAGTTTCCCGGCCTTGAGTGGAAATACAGGGCCATCAGATCAAAAGGGGATCAGATTAGATTTTTGGACTTTTTGCTCCTTTTAGGAAAGATTTGTAAAAAAGAAAGGCGAACCTAACACGGCCCGCCTACAGTTTGAGATTCAAGATTTCTTATAGATATCAGATGATATTTACCTGTTTTTGTCCTATGAATTCAGTTTCACTAAAGAATTTGACCTGGTAGATACCGCTATTGAATGTTCCACCAGCCGGATCAAAGAACATATCGATTTTAAGAGGCGTACCTGCATAGTCCACTTTTACCCTGCTAGAATAGGGGATGTCTTGTCCTTTGAAGTTAAACCAACTGGCACTCCTGCTGGCATCCTGAAGGGTTTGTTTGCCTGCAGATTCTATGATCATAAAAATCTGTTTGGAATTATTGGGTACTGGCCCCATTCCTATCAGATCAAATTGGACCTTGAGGGTTTGAATACGATTCTTTTTGAATGCATCTCCCGATTCCGTTTTATCTCCTTTCAGACCGATAAAGGAAATGTTCTCTGCTTTTAGCCAGGGTTTTAGTCCTAAATCTTTTTCCTTCATTCGACAAAGACTATCCTTTAGGATCAATGCTTGTTTGAGGCTATCACCCATCTGGCTCAGATTCACATTGTCAGTAAAGAGGAGATCTATTTCTTTTTTATAGTTTTCGACCAGGGCTGATTTTGCTTTTGCCAGTTTCTCCTTCAACTCTTTGATAAGGACTTCATTTGCCTGATTATCTTTGGCCATTTGGGCGACCTTATCTTCCAGATTATTCAGCTTGAAAGCCATTTCTTCTAATTGTTGCTTCTTGAGTTCAGCGTCCATTTCAGCTCTATCTCGGGCTCTGCCACTGTGTTCATTCATTTCATTGAGTTCCAGGAGGCTGCCTTCCAGGCTTGCGATTTCATGCTGAAGCTCTGCCTGAAGAGCCTCCTGATCGGCATCTTTTTTCATCGCCATATAGATAAATACAGCCGGGATGAATAAAACGGATACCAGTATGAGTGCAAGGAGTGGTTTATTTAGTTTCTGCTTCCTATCCATGAATATTAATTGAATTAAGATTGAATGGGAGTTTTCATGAGGGAAGAAAAAGTTCAAAAGATTTGACCTTATATCTTTTACGGTCTTTGTGGACTTTGATTTCACAGTTGAAGTTGTGGCGTAGTTTCTTGCCACTTTGGGAGATCACATCCACATAGGACTTGATCTTGTAATTTCCTTTGTACAGGATGATGTGATCTTTTTTGACGAGTGCTCCGGGAAATTGAAAACTTCCCAGATTATTTAATTGCTTTCTGACATACATAGCCGCATAATTATAAGCCAGCATCATATCCGCTGGTGCATTGCTATTCATGTAT from Bacteroidia bacterium includes these protein-coding regions:
- a CDS encoding SdrD B-like domain-containing protein is translated as MFLFLFTGMNEVSAQCYVNFPSLSNNAGCAELSSVPSSYYGEVEFMWAKNEGGSIIPLTSFSTSSSLTYCPAESGYYRVCARRVGCSTIYESYDVYIGSCSSPDLDQYISVDGGSWVLMNSVEVCEGQDVILNFESYGYSNWTFAYQLPDGSLVTNTGNTHSDQLSLADISPDEAGTYTVTYTNPDGCSNTESFEVEVNALPVVTSSFTHASCKQDDGTITFSFQDQSGRTNIEFSIDGGTTYPYNVADNIGSTTITGLGADTYDLFVRWGNDECPLDLADVTINNSTGCATIGDFVFDDTNFNGILDDGETGVEGITVQLFELGNDDPIDMDVTDDKGAYIFLNVEPNITYFLKFSNLPDNYQFTAQSEGEDDEKDSDVDPSTGNTFSITPSIGDNLTGIDAGVLNTLNFPVEWLGFDVKQVGTHAVLNWATATELNAASFEIERSVDGLLFEPIASVEAAGTSMHTQQYEFMDKAVRQLGTDKISYRLRQLDYDGSFEYSKVVELKLGENLSMDLTVYPNPSQDQISVSWIPLEGMQNLQVRNMLGQIVYRLEISDQDQPSETLISLTDWSPGAYFVQLTSEQSIETLKLLVK